The Prevotella melaninogenica genome has a segment encoding these proteins:
- a CDS encoding DKNYY domain-containing protein, with product MEKKNFYRQLRLSCVVLMTVFALSASAQSSRQVRPYSFNKNGVFYGRQPVMGIDIRTFVDLGYGYAKDRYNVYFEGQILPFVDPMTFRLKIPGSVYQGGYPGDYSGNYPVNPRDEYDPYYNEGYIVTSNAVLYNGRKISSSASSFKDLGWGYGKDAFEVYYMGNKVSGASSSSFKVLKDGYAEDAFDTYYRGKVVR from the coding sequence ATGGAAAAGAAGAACTTTTATCGCCAGCTTCGCCTTAGTTGCGTAGTCCTTATGACAGTCTTTGCACTCAGTGCTTCAGCACAGTCTTCACGTCAAGTACGTCCTTACTCTTTCAATAAGAATGGTGTATTCTATGGTCGTCAACCAGTTATGGGAATAGACATACGCACCTTCGTTGATCTTGGGTATGGTTATGCAAAAGACAGATATAATGTTTATTTTGAAGGACAGATTCTTCCATTCGTTGACCCAATGACCTTCCGTCTAAAGATACCAGGAAGTGTTTATCAAGGTGGCTATCCTGGCGATTATTCTGGCAACTATCCAGTTAACCCTCGTGATGAGTACGACCCTTATTATAATGAAGGTTACATCGTTACTTCTAACGCAGTTCTCTATAATGGACGAAAGATTAGCAGTAGCGCAAGTAGTTTCAAGGATTTAGGTTGGGGATATGGTAAAGACGCATTCGAAGTCTATTATATGGGTAACAAGGTAAGTGGCGCCAGCAGTTCCAGCTTCAAAGTACTCAAAGATGGATATGCAGAAGATGCATTTGACACCTATTATCGTGGAAAAGTAGTAAGATAA